In Cytophagia bacterium CHB2, the DNA window GGGAAACTGCCCGATGAGACGCAGCAAGCCATCAACTTGCTTGCGGCGGATGGCTGGATTGTGCAGCGTGCAAATGAATCGCCCGCCGGGAACGAGACACTCGAACACCGCCGCCAGCGCCGCGCGTTGATTCTCTTCGCCAATAATTTCCATGAACGCCTGGAAAGGCAGAATGGCAAGATCAAAGGCTGCAGGCAAACTCAATTGACAGACATCAGAGCAAACAACCTCTGCATGCAATCCGCGTTGTTGCAACTTCTGCGACAGGACGTCGAGCATGGCGCTCGAACTGTCCACGCACGTTAACTTCGCGCCAGATTCAATCAGGGGCAGCGATAACCGGCCGGTTCCAGCCATCAGTTCGAGAATCGGGCCTTGCACCGGTTTGATTTCCGACAAGAAAAACGGAATGTCATAATCCGCGGTGACGTAGACATCATAAATTTCCGCTATGCTGTTGTAGTCGATATGTTGCATCGCTGTTCTTCAACTCAAATACAACGGTGTTAATCTCTTTGAGTGATGGCCCCAACCGATAGATTAAGACCTGCGGATGAAAGGCAGAAGTCTTGTCCGTTGGCGCCGTCAGGTCCTTGCTTTGGTTGGATACAGCCAAGCGGCCAATACGCCATACCCACAAAACTCGATCAAACCGAATCCAAACCATTTTGCCGCCAATGAAGCCGGAATGGGATACATGACATATTGATTTAGATCCGCCAAAATACCCGCTAGCAGCGCGAAGAATATCCCAAGGAGTAATCCTTCTTTCATGTTACCTTGACGGGCAAATCGCGCAAAGCTCCAGACAAACAAAAGTGCCAGGGCCGCAGTGATGAAAAGCGAGAGCCCAAGGCTTCGTTCGGCCGCAGGCCTGGTGATGGTTGCCAGTGCGGAATTTGCGTCGGCAAGAATGACGAGGTGCACGAAACCATTCCACAGCAATGCAAACAAGAAGATCGCGCCGGCCGTTATGAACAGGCGATTAATATTCATGA includes these proteins:
- a CDS encoding class I SAM-dependent methyltransferase — its product is MQHIDYNSIAEIYDVYVTADYDIPFFLSEIKPVQGPILELMAGTGRLSLPLIESGAKLTCVDSSSAMLDVLSQKLQQRGLHAEVVCSDVCQLSLPAAFDLAILPFQAFMEIIGEENQRAALAAVFECLVPGGRFICTLHNPAIRRKQVDGLLRLIGQFPTENGTLVVSGFEQGGNPVVSRQQFFEFFDSDGRLLEKRLLQMKFAFVEKHEFEQMAQDVGFRIVQLYGSYDRAPFDPVQSPVMIWVLEKRTI